One Clavelina lepadiformis chromosome 1, kaClaLepa1.1, whole genome shotgun sequence genomic region harbors:
- the LOC143461853 gene encoding protein mono-ADP-ribosyltransferase PARP14-like, translating to MPRAGEMLNSVIMGSDKTSSSTTKSSTSLHQARSYHPLNVQVKQGNILTSDCNVIVNLTGSDFNLTGGQLSAKLVAKAGTGIVQECSTNPQYSSTHYRVTSGGGLNCKNVLHLVSPKDAKYVSKSLKTVFEVVEKKLQLSSVAIPAIGTGNLGLKPVDVAKATCESLDAFVKTKPSHLKRIDVVIFQAAMLQDFQNIIHASSSVDDENSFEDRKSTIPEKVADEKEAVVKLFLCAADRINISNAWQRIREHVHQKSASREITDDTVTYLDEEAENNLIALETNLSVKLRKTFGKAGKEKISISGMKDNVLDAYAAVSEIVQEYKQILTRAEYVRWQYHDNNFNTKKDFTRRESWRAENAFQKNEKGTTQLSLKVLSTQQHCVLDFSKMEATCRELGFCEKIYRNMTSSSAEDLPSTWSDMGVFPWKLENVSSHSTEYQNILSQFTTTFNPSQYGNQQPRLQRVQNPTLYKQFIAQKGKVEARMKAAGITNIPVTQQLFHGTSTDVCQKVYKDGFDRSYAGKNATMYGRGVYFAKTAQYSNGYATPDANGQRRMFLAEVVTGEYCQGNQSVITPPFKPNQTDLYDSVVDNPSSPSIFVVFKDASVYPLYVLTY from the exons ATGCCTCGGGCTGGGGAAATGCTTAACTCCGTAATAATGGGCAGCGATAAAACGTCTTCTTCAACTACAAAATCGTCTACTTCTTTACATCAAGCAAGATCCTATCACCCCCTAAACGTGCAGGTCAAGCAAGGAAATATTCTCACTTCTGACTGCAACGTAATTGTGAATTTAACTGGGTCCGATTTTAATCTTACCG GAGGTCAGCTTTCGGCAAAACTAGTAGCCAAAGCCGGAACAGGCATTGTTCAAGAATGCAGTACAAACCCACAGTATTCCTCGACTCACTACAGAGTGACAAGTGGTGGTGGGTTAAATTGTAAAAACGTGCTACATCTAGTCAGCCCCAAAGATGCAAAATACGTGAGTAAGTCATTGAAAACTGTATTTGAAGTTGTGGAAAAGAAACTGCAGCTATCCTCTGTAGCTATACCAGCCATTGGCACGG GTAATCTTGGGCTGAAACCTGTAGACGTTGCAAAAGCTACTTGCGAAAGCCTAGACgcttttgtgaaaacaaaGCCATCTCATTTGAAGCGCATTGATGTGGTTATATTTCAGGCTGCGATGTTGCAGGATTTCCAGAATATTATCCATG CTAGCAGTAGCGTAGATgatgaaaatagttttgaagaCCGAAAATCTACCATACCTGAAAAAGTTGCTGACGAAAAGGAAgctgttgtcaaactttttctttgtgCTGCTGACCGAATTAACATAAGTAAT GCATGGCAGCGAATAAGGGAGCATGTTCACCAAAAAAGTGCTTCAAGAGAGATAACAGATGACACTGTCACCTATCTAGATGAAGAGGCAGAGAATAACTTGATTGCTCTTGAAACAAATCTGAGCGTCAAACTTCGGAAAACTTTTGGCAAGGC AGGAAAGGAGAAGATCTCTATTTCAGGGATGAAGGATAACGTCCTGGATGCTTATGCTGCAGTATCCGAGATTGTTCAGGAGTACAAACAGATTCTCACCCGTGCCGAGTACGTACGTTGGCAGTATCATGACAACAATTTCAATACGAAGAAAGATTTTACACGAAGAGAGAGCTGGAGAGCTGAGAATGCATTTCAG AAAAATGAGAAGGGTACCACGCAACTTTCTTTAAAAGTGCTTTCAACTCAGCAACATTGTGTTTTGGATTTCTCGAAGATGGAGGCAACCTGTCGTGAATTGGGTTTTTGTGAGAAAATTTATCGTaacatgacgtcatcttcAGCAGAAG ACTTACCGAGCACTTGGAGCGACATGGGTGTGTTCCCATGGAAGCTGGAGAATGTATCTTCTCACTCAACtgaatatcaaaatattttgagtcAGTTTACCACCACCTTTAACCCGTCTCAGTACGGAAATCAACAG CCGAGACTCCAACGTGTTCAAAACCCAACACTTTACAAGCAGTTTATCGCACAAAAGGGCAAAGTTGAAGCCAGAATGAAAGCTGCTGGAATTACTAATATTCCTGTAACTCAACAACTTTTTCATGGAACCTCAACTGACGTATGTCAGAAAGTTTACAAGGATGGTTTTGATAGAAGTTATGCTGGGAAAAACg CAACAATGTATGGCAGAGGAGTTTACTTCGCTAAGACTGCGCAATACTCAAATGGTTATGCTACACCAGATGCGAATGGCCAGAGACGAATGTTTCTTGCTGAAGTTGTCACTGGTGAATATTGTCAAGGAAACCAGTCGGTAATCACACCGCCGTTCAAACCAAACCAAACCGACCTTTACGACAGTGTGGTTGATAACCCAAGCTCACCAAGCATATTTGTTGTGTTCAAAGATGCAAGTGTTTACCCATTGTATGTTTTAACATATTGA
- the LOC143461844 gene encoding protein mono-ADP-ribosyltransferase PARP14-like, with protein sequence MVDSGNASYKVSVTGLPKKYGLDRAKNIIHEHLETEDAISDIDFAEKKDGTKNCRVAFVTLKKEEYQQKLVAMAVIEAKFQKTQFKLNITKARPRIKSTSMLMSGASDAEKVAEISRTKKIEIVNQTVDVSLCDYNPCLNKNKKEKEDAKQSRSQTSSRKSCEFLCAFHYSPVVEKEVIEFIKKSSTHLNLLSKEFEELSSVKLKPKRSSGKQSSNFVVRFEPLPKNEGKTNQTDFESECSTRIMNFLRKFDSRPGHFGSKGLDKLRKSNLWTNNDCDIIKIEIDRSTDVSVLARWNHPKDGDFIIAGLENEVSQAFRWVQSKIKKENKTEMSEFVKEWQLEFLKDCGILDEIRSKFKNTTVSVSDEDCKVTFRGLKVDVENSRTDILKQLRKIESSRLTFLEDDKLDFLTRVLKQTGQKSEIDVAQFIKSQFRQEKLKCVLQCSSELKLKYILERDLERANAILNEIVQRRSIPVKAGLSELLDAEEWKKFEESLCSSRALAVNVNRQNSTIVLIGVAKCLEEGEFRLNEYVKENAVGSNVIEMPYPVARFLSEYPNEVGLDEKLKNVEWYPTSDGSGGLMVQGKADKVKSAFANLKKLIPSIKIDPHDVSEPGMPGYFRSDIGGQFLKTTQAITKCIILVDTDKDPKWKKATPASKILAIGTTPLLTTKIPNTKVTVNVIKNDITEHATDAIVNASNTELELQSTGVSGSISKKGGSNIQQEMSIQRKRVGGELAAGLAVTTSAGNLPCKKIIHAVGPMWHSQADSWSRQSLKDAVKSSLSEADSFNLRSIAIPAISCGVFGGKPKVCTKLIVQALVE encoded by the exons atggttgATAGTGGAAATGCCTCTTACAAAGTCAGCGTAACTGGTTTGCCAAAAAAATATGGCTTGGACAGGGCTAAAAATATAATACATGAACACTTGGAAACCGAAGATGCCATCAGTGACATagattttgctgaaaagaaAGATGGAACAAAAAATTGTCGGGTGGCTTTTGTTACTCTAAAAAAAGAGGAAT ACCAacaaaaacttgttgcaatggcGGTGATTGAAGCCAAATTTCAGAAAACGCAGTTCAAGCTTAACATAACCAAAGCGAGACCCAGGATCAAAAGTACATCCATGTTGATGTCCGGTGCGTCAG ATGCGGAAAAAGTCGCAGAAATTTccagaacaaaaaaaattgaaatcgtAAATCAAACCGTTGATGTATCGCTCTGTGACTACAACCCGTGcttgaataaaaacaagaaagaaaaggAAGATG CAAAACAATCTCGTTCGCAAACCTCGTCAAGAAAATCTTGCGAATTCCTTTGTGCATTTCATTATTCGCCAGTAGTGGAGAAGGAGGTAATAGAATTCATCAAAAAATCTTCCACACATTTGAATTTATTGTCTAAAGAATTTGAAGAACTGTCAAGCGTAAAACTGAAACCAAAAAGATCTAGTGGAAAACAATcatcaaattttgttgttcGTTTTGAACCTCTACCGAAGAAT GAAGGCAAAACGAATCAGACAGACTTCGAATCAGAGTGTTCGACCAGAATCATGAATTTCCTCCGGAAGTTCGATTCCCGACCAGGTCACTTTGGATCCAAGGGTTTGGATAAGCTTCGAAAGTCAAACTTATGGACAAACAATGATTGTGATATCATAAAGATTGAAATCGACCGCAGCACAGATGTCTCTGTACTGGCAAG ATGGAATCATCCTAAAGATGGCGACTTTATAATCGCTGGACTTGAAAATGAGGTTTCTCAAGCATTCAGATGGGTACAAAGCAAAATcaagaaagaaaataaaacagagATGTCTGAATTTGTCAAAGAATGGCAACTCGA ATTTCTCAAAGATTGTGGTATTCTTGATGAAATAAGgagtaaatttaaaaatacaactgTCAGCGTCAGTGATGAAGATTGTAAAGTCACTTTTAGGGGGTTGAAAGTTGACGTTGAAAATAGTAGAACCGACATCTTAAAGCAATTGCGA AAAATTGAATCAAGCAGATTGACATTTCTTGAAGATGATAAGTTGGATTTCTTGACACGCGTCTTGAAACAAACCGGACAAAAATCTGAAATTGATGTGGCGCAGTTCATTAAATCGCAATTTCGGCAGGAAAAGCTAAAAT GCGTCTTACAATGTTCGTCTgaactaaaattaaaatacattCTTGAACGTGATTTGGAAAGAGCAAATGCAATCTTGAATGAAATCGTCCAACGCCGAAGTATTCCAGTAAAAGCCGGACTTAGTGAGCTGCTTGACGCAGAAGAGTGGAAGAAGTTTGAAGAGAGTTTATGCTCATCCAGAGCATTGGCAGTTAATGTCAAC AGGCAAAACTCCACCATCGTTTTAATCGGTGTGGCCAAGTGTTTGGAAGAGGGTGAATTTCGTTTAAATGAATATGTGAAGGAGAACGCAGTAGGAAGTAATGTGATAGAAATGCCTTACCCTGTTGCTCGGTTCTTGAGTGAATATCCAAATGAAGTTGGACTTGatgaaaagctgaaaaacgTTGAATGGTACCCGACGTCAGATGGTTCTGGGGGACTTATGGTGCAAGGAAAGGCCGATAAGGTCAAGTCGG CTTTCGCAAATCTAAAGAAATTGATACCATCCATTAAAATCGATCCACATGACGTCAGTGAGCCTGGAATGCCTGGATACTTCCGGAGCGACATTGGGGGACAATTTCTAAAAACCACGCAGGCAATCACTAAGTGCATCATTCTAGTTGATACGGATAAGGATCCGAAATGGAAAAAAGCGACTCCAGCATCAAAAATATTG GCTATAGGAACGACACCATTGCTCACTACAAAGATACCCAATACAAAAGTTACTGTAAATGTTATCAAGAATGACATCACAGAACACGCAACGGATGCTATTGTGAATGCGTCGAATACGGAACTGGAGTTACAATCAACAGGAGTTTCAGGAAGCATATCTAAAAAAG GAGGATCAAATATCCAACAAGAAATGTCAATccagcgaaaaagagttggagGCGAGCTGGCCGCTGGCCTAGCAGTCACAACGTCTGCTGGGAACCTGCCTTGTAAGAAGATTATTCACGCAGTTGGTCCGAT GTGGCATTCTCAAGCAGACAGTTGGTCTAGACAGAGTCTCAAGGATGCTGTTAAGTCTTCTCTTTCGGAAGCCGATAGTTTCAATCTCAGGTCCATTGCAATTCCAGCTATTAGTTGTGGAGTATTTGGTGGAAAGCCAAAAGTTTGCACAAAGCTAATTGTCCAAGCACTTGTTGAATAA